A section of the Primulina eburnea isolate SZY01 chromosome 1, ASM2296580v1, whole genome shotgun sequence genome encodes:
- the LOC140830699 gene encoding uncharacterized protein, giving the protein MSTSTEPATHHHPFSTTASAGTNRRSYRCYNCSHSFHISPAGATNSLSPSSFRCPRCHHRHLLPHHTISPSPPIAPPPPPTPPPLRPPMNSNHTPGSNVSPYYTSDDSDSDYDYDSDSSLLSFTSSNFYTSTPALRSFVNSLPMKVFLPNTTASLQSCSICLEDFEINPNTDTPVNELPCEHYFHKDCIAEWLKRHYTCPLCRFKLPIEPHQEEHPTQLVEERDAVFPLDLAPRGERLQSRATGIRRFGASAAANSDRLILSLNVGIRNGSVFDVMQDEEGDTLMMDA; this is encoded by the coding sequence ATGTCAACATCGACGGAGCCCGCCACCCATCACCACCCTTTCTCCACCACCGCCTCCGCCGGGACTAATCGCCGCTCGTACAGGTGCTACAACTGCAGCCACTCATTCCACATATCCCCCGCTGGTGCGACAAACTCTCTTTCTCCGTCATCCTTCCGCTGCCCTCGGTGCCATCACCGCCACCTCCTCCCACACCACACGATCTCTCCATCGCCGCCGATTGCACCACCCCCGCCACCTACACCTCCTCCACTGCGTCCTCCGATGAATTCGAATCACACGCCTGGCTCAAACGTCTCACCTTACTACACCTCTGATGACTCAGACTccgattatgattatgattccGATAGTTCGCTGCTCTCCTTTACCTCCTCGAATTTTTACACATCTACACCGGCTTTGAGATCCTTCGTCAATTCCCTTCCGATGAAAGTATTCCTCCCAAATACAACTGCGTCCCTTCAATCTTGCTCAATTTGTTTGGAAGATTTCGAGATCAATCCGAACACCGATACACCAGTTAATGAATTACCTTGCGAGCATTACTTTCACAAGGATTGCATAGCAGAGTGGCTTAAGCGTCATTATACTTGCCCGTTGTGCCGGTTCAAATTACCTATTGAACCCCACCAGGAAGAGCACCCAACCCAATTGGTAGAAGAGCGTGACGCTGTTTTTCCTCTGGATTTGGCTCCTCGAGGGGAACGATTGCAGAGCAGGGCTACGGGGATACGGAGATTTGGTGCAAGTGCTGCAGCAAACTCTGATAGACTGATTTTGAGTTTGAATGTTGGGATAAGAAATGGTTCAGTTTTTGATGTTATGCAGGATGAGGAAGGGGACACTTTGATGATGGATGCTTGA